Proteins encoded in a region of the Chryseobacterium piperi genome:
- the nadC gene encoding carboxylating nicotinate-nucleotide diphosphorylase has product MKKPSYVTDKALKTFIKAALEEDIQEGDHSTLSTIPKDLKQSAKLLVKQNCILAGVELAEIIFKAFDKNLKVETFIKDGQPAKVGDIAFIVTGSAQSILSTERLILNCMQRMSGIATLTHDWDSRLVGTKTKLLDTRKTTPNFRICEKWAVAIGGGTNHRYGLYDMIMLKDNHIDYNGSITNAVKMAKDYIKKNKKKLKIEVETRNLEEVQEAIKAKVDRILLDNMDVKTMKQAVDMINGSCESEASGGITRDALKEIATTGVTYISAGALTHSAENIDLSLKAVK; this is encoded by the coding sequence ATGAAAAAACCAAGCTACGTAACCGATAAAGCACTTAAAACATTTATAAAAGCAGCTCTGGAAGAAGATATCCAGGAAGGCGACCACTCAACACTTTCTACCATTCCTAAAGATTTGAAGCAAAGTGCAAAACTTTTAGTTAAACAAAATTGTATTCTTGCAGGAGTTGAACTGGCAGAGATTATTTTTAAAGCTTTTGATAAAAATTTAAAAGTAGAGACCTTCATTAAAGATGGACAACCGGCCAAAGTTGGAGATATCGCTTTCATCGTGACCGGAAGTGCGCAGTCTATACTTTCTACTGAAAGACTTATCCTTAATTGCATGCAGAGAATGAGCGGAATCGCCACCCTCACCCATGATTGGGACTCAAGATTAGTAGGAACAAAAACAAAATTATTAGACACCAGAAAAACAACACCGAATTTCAGGATATGTGAAAAATGGGCTGTTGCCATTGGTGGAGGTACCAACCATAGATATGGCCTCTATGATATGATTATGCTGAAAGACAATCACATTGATTACAACGGAAGTATTACCAATGCCGTAAAAATGGCAAAAGATTATATCAAAAAAAATAAGAAAAAGCTAAAGATAGAAGTGGAAACCAGGAATCTGGAGGAAGTTCAGGAAGCCATCAAAGCAAAGGTAGATAGAATTCTTCTAGACAACATGGATGTAAAAACAATGAAACAAGCTGTCGATATGATCAATGGATCTTGTGAATCTGAAGCTTCAGGAGGAATCACCAGAGATGCCCTCAAAGAAATTGCAACCACAGGCGTAACCTATATCTCTGCCGGAGCCCTTACCCACTCTGCTGAAAATATAGATTTAAGCCTCAAAGCAGTGAAATAG